The DNA region TGAACTGCTTCTCCTTGTTCGAGTAGCCACTGGTCTCCAATCGGACCAGAGGAAAAAACGATGGCGGTAACAAGATTCCATCCGAGATGTAAGCCAATGGGAGCAAAAAGGGATTTTGTTTTTGCGAAAGCAAGAGCAAACATCCATCCTCCAGCGCCCGTTACCAGGAAAACATAAATCATTAACACGAGACGAGAACCAAATACACCATAGCTAAACCAGTGGTAGATCCCAAATATTATTGCGCTAAGTAGACATGCTTTAACAATCCCAATGTGTCTGATTAACACATATAGAATCACCCCTCTGAATACCAATTCCTCCAGGATCACGGCAATCATTACCCAAAGAGAACCGCCAAGTAACTGGACCGGGCCATAGTCAGGATTAATCTGATAGGAAATCTCTTTGAAGTGCGCTTGCCAGGTGAAGTTGATCACTGCAATGCCGGCCATGAATACCAACCCAACAAGAAATTCCT from Bacteroidota bacterium includes:
- a CDS encoding CPBP family intramembrane glutamic endopeptidase, with the protein product MDTAHSIQPRPVTHSLIQRIASSNLDPLDCKANDDRHTAGAFLFSGLLLHLVLKEPITVLGIVPSRQRAKEFLVGLVFMAGIAVINFTWQAHFKEISYQINPDYGPVQLLGGSLWVMIAVILEELVFRGVILYVLIRHIGIVKACLLSAIIFGIYHWFSYGVFGSRLVLMIYVFLVTGAGGWMFALAFAKTKSLFAPIGLHLGWNLVTAIVFSSGPIGDQWLLEQGEAVQTSDWVTLLFFSLQAIFAPGVVTWYLQKVYKAEQV